Proteins from one Enterobacter bugandensis genomic window:
- the glsB gene encoding glutaminase B, with product MAAVIHNEMLDEILAQVRPLLGKGKVADYIPALASVSGNKLGIAICTIDGQRYQAGDATERFSIQSISKVLSLVAAMRQYEEEEIWQRVGKDPSGQPFNSLLQLEIEQGKPRNPFINAGALVVCDMLQSRLSAPRQRMLEIVRQLSGVDDIAYDSVVARSEFEHSARNAAIAWLMKSFGNFHNDVATVLQNYFHYCALKMNCVELAQTFLFLAHQGHAPHLDQEVVSPLQARQVNALMATSGMYQNAGEFAWRVGLPAKSGVGGGVVAIVPHEMAIAVWSPELDETGNSLAGVAVLEKLTQRLGRSVY from the coding sequence GTGGCTGCGGTCATCCATAATGAGATGCTGGACGAGATTCTGGCGCAGGTTCGTCCGTTATTGGGAAAGGGGAAGGTGGCCGACTACATTCCGGCCCTTGCCTCGGTGAGCGGGAATAAGCTGGGCATCGCTATCTGTACCATAGACGGACAGCGATACCAGGCAGGCGATGCCACTGAACGCTTTTCTATTCAGTCTATTTCTAAAGTGCTGAGTCTGGTCGCGGCGATGCGCCAGTATGAGGAAGAAGAGATCTGGCAGCGCGTGGGAAAAGATCCGTCCGGTCAGCCCTTTAACTCACTGCTTCAGCTCGAAATCGAGCAGGGTAAACCGCGTAACCCCTTTATCAACGCCGGGGCGCTGGTGGTCTGCGATATGCTGCAAAGCCGCCTCAGCGCACCGCGTCAGCGAATGCTTGAGATTGTTCGTCAGCTTTCTGGCGTGGACGACATTGCCTATGATTCGGTGGTGGCGCGCTCGGAGTTTGAACACTCTGCCCGCAACGCGGCTATCGCCTGGCTGATGAAATCCTTCGGTAACTTCCACAACGACGTGGCGACCGTGCTGCAAAACTACTTCCATTACTGCGCCCTGAAGATGAACTGCGTTGAGCTGGCCCAGACGTTTCTGTTCCTTGCGCACCAGGGGCACGCGCCGCATCTCGATCAGGAGGTGGTTTCCCCGCTTCAGGCGCGTCAGGTTAACGCCCTGATGGCTACCAGCGGCATGTATCAGAACGCCGGGGAGTTTGCCTGGCGGGTTGGCCTTCCGGCCAAATCGGGCGTTGGCGGCGGGGTGGTGGCGATTGTGCCGCATGAAATGGCGATTGCCGTCTGGAGCCCGGAGCTGGATGAAACGGGAAATTCACTTGCCGGCGTGGCGGTTCTGGA